A genomic window from Anaeromusa acidaminophila DSM 3853 includes:
- the dhaL gene encoding dihydroxyacetone kinase subunit DhaL, translating to MNTKATELINAVGAMVIEEKQFLTDLDAAIGDGDHGINMARGFEAVKTKLAGAPEGDVGAALKLVGMTLISTVGGAAGPLYGTAFLRAAGAAQGKEMVDEDTAQKMLEAAVGGIKERGKATRGEKTILDALEPATEAFAQAREDGKTMLECLEAAQNAAAAGVEYTKTIIATKGRASYLGERSIGHQDPGATSTTLMLQTLYRQLAEKQEG from the coding sequence ATGAATACGAAAGCAACAGAGCTCATCAATGCGGTGGGAGCTATGGTAATAGAGGAAAAACAATTTCTGACGGATTTGGACGCCGCTATTGGCGATGGTGATCATGGAATTAATATGGCTCGCGGTTTCGAGGCGGTTAAAACCAAACTGGCCGGAGCTCCCGAGGGAGATGTCGGTGCGGCGTTGAAACTAGTGGGCATGACCTTGATTTCGACTGTGGGCGGCGCCGCAGGACCTTTATATGGTACGGCGTTCTTGCGGGCTGCCGGAGCGGCGCAAGGGAAAGAAATGGTCGACGAGGATACGGCGCAAAAAATGCTGGAGGCTGCAGTCGGCGGCATCAAGGAACGCGGCAAGGCGACTCGAGGGGAAAAGACCATTCTAGATGCCCTGGAGCCCGCAACCGAAGCCTTTGCACAGGCTAGAGAAGACGGCAAGACTATGCTGGAATGTTTAGAAGCGGCCCAAAACGCCGCGGCGGCAGGGGTCGAATATACCAAAACCATTATTGCTACAAAAGGACGCGCTAGCTATCTGGGAGAACGCAGCATCGGGCATCAAGATCCCGGCGCTACTTCGACAACCTTGATGCTGCAGACCTTGTATCGGCAGCTGGCTGAGAAACAGGAGGGATAG
- the ptsP gene encoding phosphoenolpyruvate--protein phosphotransferase has protein sequence MEKLQGLAVVPGSAMGPLLVLRDELTAALKTYAPSATAEELEKLESAAATAALQLGEAASRCREAGQDEQAGILEAHQLMAQDTALLMAMQEAVDAGAPAAALQASEQYAAMFEAMDDAYLRERAADVRDVGKRIAKVLLGLTEPKPVEGGAILAAEDVEPSYLAALPAGAVKAVLLGQGSTTSHAVIIAKARGIPAIVGLNQVLTGLTSGQEVFVDAGRGEVWVEPDMKTREQALQQIQREAEQLKRDLSLAGETAVTTDGLKMTLAANIGSPQDMETAVRYGAEGVGLFRTEFLFMGHDSAPDEEEQYQAYKAAIEGCQGALCVIRTMDIGGDKPLHYLQVPKEDNPFLGWRAIRISLEREDLFLPQLKAILRAAVHGKAAIMLPMVSQVEEIRQARLALQRAREALQKEGKSFGNEVPLGIMVETPAAAAMAPLLAQECDFFSIGTNDLVQYTLAVDRGNSKISGLYSHFHPAVLRLIQQTAQAAHEAGIWVGMCGEMAGDPLATPLLVALGFDELSMSAPALPRVKERVRSLSRHEADELLAQVLSLKESTAIRELLRRNMEQESEG, from the coding sequence ATGGAAAAGCTGCAAGGACTGGCTGTGGTGCCGGGCAGCGCCATGGGACCGCTTCTGGTGTTGCGGGATGAATTGACGGCGGCATTAAAGACGTATGCGCCTTCGGCGACGGCAGAAGAACTGGAAAAGCTGGAGTCGGCTGCGGCGACAGCGGCGTTGCAGCTGGGAGAGGCGGCTAGCCGTTGTCGGGAAGCCGGCCAAGATGAGCAGGCGGGAATTTTAGAGGCGCATCAACTGATGGCTCAAGATACGGCCTTGCTGATGGCAATGCAAGAGGCGGTCGACGCGGGCGCTCCGGCGGCGGCGCTGCAGGCTAGCGAGCAGTATGCGGCTATGTTTGAAGCCATGGATGACGCCTATTTGCGAGAGCGCGCCGCGGATGTGCGCGATGTAGGCAAGCGCATCGCCAAGGTGCTGCTGGGGTTGACGGAGCCGAAGCCTGTAGAGGGAGGCGCCATATTAGCGGCGGAGGATGTAGAGCCGTCTTATCTAGCGGCGTTGCCGGCAGGCGCGGTAAAAGCGGTTCTGTTAGGACAGGGCAGCACTACGTCACATGCGGTAATTATTGCTAAGGCGAGGGGCATTCCGGCCATTGTAGGGTTAAATCAGGTTTTAACGGGCTTGACTAGCGGCCAGGAAGTTTTTGTGGATGCGGGGCGCGGGGAAGTTTGGGTGGAGCCGGATATGAAAACTCGCGAACAGGCGCTGCAGCAGATTCAAAGAGAAGCCGAGCAGCTCAAACGCGATTTGTCGCTGGCCGGGGAAACGGCAGTGACTACCGATGGGCTGAAAATGACTTTGGCGGCTAACATCGGTTCGCCTCAAGACATGGAAACCGCGGTGCGCTATGGCGCGGAAGGGGTCGGCCTTTTTCGTACGGAATTTCTTTTTATGGGACATGACAGCGCCCCCGACGAAGAGGAACAGTATCAAGCGTATAAAGCGGCCATTGAAGGCTGTCAAGGAGCGCTGTGCGTCATCCGGACGATGGATATTGGCGGTGATAAGCCGTTGCATTATCTACAGGTTCCTAAAGAAGATAATCCGTTTTTGGGCTGGCGGGCCATTCGAATCAGTCTGGAGCGGGAGGATCTGTTCTTGCCGCAGTTAAAAGCCATTCTGCGGGCGGCGGTGCATGGAAAAGCAGCCATTATGCTGCCCATGGTGAGCCAGGTAGAAGAGATTCGCCAAGCAAGGCTGGCTTTGCAGCGCGCTCGAGAAGCGCTGCAAAAAGAAGGCAAGTCTTTTGGAAACGAGGTTCCCTTAGGTATCATGGTGGAGACGCCTGCAGCGGCGGCCATGGCGCCGCTATTAGCGCAGGAATGTGATTTCTTTAGTATCGGTACGAATGATTTAGTGCAATATACCTTGGCGGTAGACCGGGGCAACTCGAAAATTAGCGGTCTTTACAGTCATTTTCATCCGGCGGTGCTGCGTTTGATTCAGCAGACGGCGCAGGCGGCCCATGAAGCAGGAATTTGGGTTGGCATGTGCGGAGAAATGGCGGGAGATCCCCTGGCTACCCCGTTACTGGTGGCGTTGGGTTTTGATGAACTCAGCATGAGCGCTCCGGCGCTGCCGCGCGTAAAGGAACGGGTCCGCTCTTTATCTCGCCATGAAGCGGACGAATTATTGGCGCAGGTGTTGAGTTTGAAAGAAAGCACTGCGATTCGCGAACTCTTGCGTCGAAATATGGAACAAGAATCAGAAGGCTAA
- a CDS encoding sigma-54 interaction domain-containing protein, which yields MEGVREESLEVAELKERLACMEARLAAVLAAVDEAVCIVDERDCVVAWNRYATDLYGISSDEIVGKHIGMFFSNLLLTQVVQERKEVRGRYHTPCPDKHVLINAMPVHLAERNVGGVCAERDITEVVQLNEKLFRTSEEMVALQQRIEGRAVDSFASIYGHSQGIQEAIAMGRRVAASPAPVLIRGESGCGKELFARALHQASGRTGAFVAINCGAIPEGLFESELFGYQGGAFTGADRKGKAGLLEEAHEGTLFLDEIGDMPREAQVKLLRALQEKSFYRVGGSKAVRVDVRIVAATHRNLEEMVERKEFREDLYYRLNVVTLWLPPLRDRRDDIPELVHKGLQHFGAVYGKLITKVDPDAMAMLLEYPWPGNVRELFNVLERIVVLAEGDVLESRHLPQEWMQHRPLPPMLVKGNFNLADASNQWEKEVIRRVLKENHYNKAAAAKKLGIPRTTLYYKLRQLELD from the coding sequence ATGGAAGGGGTTCGTGAGGAATCATTGGAAGTAGCCGAATTGAAAGAGCGTCTTGCCTGTATGGAGGCGCGCCTAGCTGCGGTGCTGGCCGCTGTGGATGAAGCCGTCTGTATAGTGGATGAACGTGACTGTGTTGTGGCTTGGAATCGCTATGCCACTGATTTATACGGCATTTCTTCGGATGAGATTGTCGGCAAGCATATTGGCATGTTTTTTTCCAATCTGCTGTTAACTCAGGTTGTGCAGGAGCGCAAAGAAGTCCGCGGACGCTATCATACTCCCTGCCCGGACAAGCATGTGCTTATTAACGCTATGCCGGTGCATTTGGCGGAGCGCAATGTCGGCGGCGTTTGCGCCGAACGTGATATTACGGAAGTAGTTCAATTAAATGAAAAGCTCTTTCGCACCAGTGAAGAAATGGTGGCCCTGCAGCAACGCATAGAAGGGCGAGCGGTGGATTCCTTTGCTTCTATTTACGGGCATAGTCAAGGTATCCAGGAAGCTATAGCCATGGGACGGCGCGTAGCCGCCTCGCCGGCGCCAGTGTTGATTCGAGGGGAAAGCGGTTGCGGCAAAGAGCTCTTTGCGCGGGCATTGCATCAGGCAAGCGGCCGTACTGGCGCTTTTGTGGCCATCAATTGCGGCGCGATTCCGGAAGGCCTTTTTGAGAGCGAACTTTTTGGCTATCAAGGAGGCGCCTTTACCGGAGCGGATCGCAAAGGCAAGGCGGGTTTGCTCGAAGAAGCTCATGAGGGAACTTTGTTTTTGGATGAAATCGGCGATATGCCAAGAGAAGCGCAGGTTAAGCTGCTGCGGGCCCTGCAAGAGAAGAGCTTTTATCGTGTAGGCGGTTCTAAAGCGGTGCGAGTGGACGTGCGTATTGTGGCGGCGACCCATCGGAATTTGGAGGAAATGGTGGAACGCAAGGAATTCCGCGAGGATTTATACTACCGTCTAAATGTCGTCACTTTGTGGCTGCCGCCGCTGCGGGATCGCCGCGATGACATTCCGGAATTGGTGCATAAAGGGCTGCAGCACTTTGGGGCGGTATATGGCAAGCTGATTACTAAGGTAGACCCGGATGCGATGGCCATGCTTTTAGAGTATCCTTGGCCTGGAAATGTAAGGGAATTGTTTAATGTTTTAGAGCGCATTGTAGTTCTGGCGGAAGGAGATGTGCTGGAAAGCCGGCATTTGCCGCAAGAATGGATGCAGCACCGCCCCTTGCCGCCCATGCTTGTGAAGGGGAATTTCAACTTGGCTGACGCTTCGAATCAGTGGGAAAAAGAAGTCATCCGCCGTGTGCTGAAAGAAAACCATTACAATAAGGCGGCTGCTGCCAAGAAGCTTGGCATTCCCAGGACGACTCTTTATTATAAGCTGCGTCAGTTAGAACTGGATTGA
- a CDS encoding (2Fe-2S)-binding protein — protein sequence MRITEHPILEFSQEGLVEFSFDGQTLSGRAGEPIAAALHAAGVRALRHSHRHNRPRGLFCAIGNCSSCLMTVDGVPNVRVCVEPLQAGMQVETQKGNGYLK from the coding sequence ATGAGAATTACAGAACATCCGATTTTAGAGTTCTCCCAAGAGGGACTGGTTGAATTTTCTTTTGACGGTCAAACCTTGAGCGGGCGGGCCGGAGAACCCATTGCCGCCGCCTTGCATGCGGCAGGCGTACGGGCTTTGCGTCACAGCCACCGCCATAATCGGCCGCGCGGCTTGTTTTGTGCGATAGGAAATTGTTCGTCCTGTTTGATGACGGTTGACGGCGTACCCAATGTTCGGGTTTGCGTGGAGCCTTTACAGGCTGGCATGCAGGTAGAAACCCAGAAAGGGAACGGGTACTTGAAATGA
- a CDS encoding HPr family phosphocarrier protein, translating to MEAIVQITNPTGLHARPAAQFVQQAAKFKSKVVIEGNGKSADAKSILGVMSLGVTKNTDLKISATGEDEVACVQALVELVESRFGEE from the coding sequence ATGGAAGCAATTGTTCAGATTACCAATCCCACAGGCCTGCACGCTCGGCCGGCGGCGCAGTTCGTGCAGCAGGCGGCTAAATTTAAAAGCAAAGTGGTGATTGAAGGCAACGGCAAAAGCGCTGATGCTAAAAGCATTTTAGGGGTTATGTCGTTAGGGGTAACCAAGAATACAGATTTAAAGATTTCCGCGACCGGCGAAGATGAAGTTGCTTGTGTACAGGCTTTGGTAGAACTAGTAGAAAGTCGTTTCGGAGAGGAGTAA
- the dhaM gene encoding dihydroxyacetone kinase phosphoryl donor subunit DhaM → MVGIVIVSHSVKVAEGICEMAAQMARAEQKILAAGGTADGGIGTDATLVAERIAQADVGEGVLVLADLGSAVLSAETALEFLDEKLRKRVQIADAPILEGAISAAVEASLGSSLASVVATAEGARDLHKL, encoded by the coding sequence ATGGTAGGAATTGTAATTGTATCCCATAGCGTCAAAGTTGCGGAAGGGATTTGTGAAATGGCGGCGCAGATGGCGCGGGCGGAACAGAAAATTTTGGCCGCTGGCGGCACAGCGGACGGCGGCATTGGTACGGATGCCACATTGGTAGCTGAGCGTATTGCTCAAGCGGATGTAGGCGAAGGCGTGTTGGTGCTGGCGGATCTGGGCAGCGCGGTGCTCAGCGCAGAAACCGCACTGGAATTTTTAGATGAAAAGCTACGCAAACGCGTACAGATTGCAGATGCTCCGATTTTGGAAGGCGCTATTAGTGCGGCTGTCGAGGCGTCGCTAGGAAGTTCGTTGGCTTCGGTGGTGGCAACTGCAGAAGGAGCTCGGGATTTGCACAAGTTATAG